GTAGCTCCATTTCCATTGTATTCATAAACTGCTACATGATATGTTGTAAAAGCCGAAAGATCTGTAACTGTTACAGTAGTTCCAGTTCCGTCGTAAATAATTTTTTCTCCAGAGCCCAGGTCGGCTGCAGTTGTATAACTTGCATCTATACCTCCCGGAAGCGTTCCTCCATCCGATGGAAAAACAATTACAGCACTATTTGGTTTTATTATTACAAATCTTCTAGCACCATTCCCACCGGTTAAATTAATTTGGATAGAAGATGAAGTAATGGTTCCAAAAGTTACTACACTAGAGGAGGTAGGTTCAGTAGCAATTGAGGATCCCGAAACAGATTGGTTTTTAAGGTCGCCTGTAGTAGTGTGAGTTATGTCTACTGGGCCAATGCTACCTGCACTTGCGGGATTGTAGCGAACATCAATAGTTGTTAAAGGAACAGTAGTACCAGCCAAATTAATATTGCTTGTAGAAAATGCATTTACGCCGGTTCGAATTTCAAAATCGGCTGGTGGGTCAATAACAATATCAGTGGCTAAGTTAATACCGCTTACTTGATAACTTTGCACCGCGCTAGGTGTTCCTACAACAGTAGAGAAAGGTGTTAGAGAGCCGGTTATAGTGATTAAGGGAGCTGCAGCAGCAGCTACCGTGAATGTTGAACTAGTTCCAGAAGTAAGTACATCGCCTGCAGTTCGAGTAGCGGTAAGACTTACCCCAGCTTCAGCGGTGTTGTATGTTACGGAGTTTAAGGTTATGCTACTGGTTCCTATAGCTATTGTACCTGAAAAAGTTCCGCCAATAGCACCTGTTCCGCTTGCAACAGAAAGTGTGAAATCGGTTGATGCAACAACATTTCGGGCTACACTTCCTGCATCTTGTGCTTGAACGGTAACACTAAAATTAGCATTCTCAGTTGGTGAGGCAGGTGAGATGGAAGTGATGGCAAGTTTGGTAGGATTTACAACCATGGCAGTAGCCGTAACAGTTACGTCATCAATCGAAATTTTATCTCTACTTCCAGCACCGGTAACAGTTCCAGCATGGTTGTAAAACCGAAGACGAGCTGTTGAAACATTATTAAAAGCACTTGGTAAGGCCACCGCAGTAATGGAACCTGAATTTACAGTTTGAACATCTAAGACTTGTGCAGCTGCAATTTCAGTGAAAGTCACGTTGTCGGTACTCCAAAAAATGCGCAAGGAGGTTGGTCGAGTGCCGGATGAATTATCAACTGCAGCCCAATTGTAACTTAATGTTCCTGCATTTACACCGGTAAAATCCAATAATAAATCAACTGCCACAGCCTCTGATGTGGCCCCACTGCCTGTTGATAAAAACACCAAATTGTTAGTGCCTTTTTGCACGCCACCTCCGGTTGTTGTTGTAAAAGCAACAGAAGACTTAGTAGTTCTTTTACCATCATTGGCTGAACCCCCCGGAGTAATTGGATAGGAGTTCCATCTGCCTGGTGTTACAACTGGCCCGGTAATACTTGTCCAAGAGGCAATGTCATTAAAATTCTCAGTATAAGTTAATCCAATTTGAGATGACATTGGAACCGGTGTTTGTGCTGATGAAATGTTGCTTACCAAAAATAGTAGCAAGGGTAGCATAGCAATCCATAGCTTTTTGCTTCGAGCGATTAATGATTCCGAATACTGAAATCGATTCGATTTTTTGAGTTGATTTTTCATCATGTTTTAAGTATTAATTTTTAGTATGTGGTTTGTGTGCAAAAGGAATGTTTTAATGTGATATTAGGTAGTAATGCGTTTTAAGAAATCATTAACAAAATTTCTATAAAGATAATTTTATAATTGAATAATGCAAATGCAACTAGTCGAATTAATCGGCAAGGATGTGGCTTTAAACGGCAAAAGTTATCCACTTTTTGCTAACAGCGCTTTTTGTTGAATGGAATTTAATTATTGATTGTGGGTTTTCAGCCAAGCAATTCGTTAAGATTGCCATAACTCAAGCAAACCATTCAAAAAGCTCAGGGACAGAGAGCGCTTGCTTTTCGGCTCCGATTTTGTCGCGTATTACAGCTCCTTCGGCAAGCTGAATTACACGGGAACCATAGCGTTGAGCATACTTAATTTCATGCGTTACTAAGATGGCGCTTAATTTATACGCATTCACTAATTCTTTCGCTTTTTCAATTACCAATTCGCTCGATTTAGGATCCAATGCAGCAGTGGGTTCATCCAATAAAATAACTTTGGTAGTATCCATCACCGCCATCAGTAAGGTGAGTGCTTGGCGCTGTCCTCCCGACAGCAAACCCATGGCTTGATCCAGTTTATGTTCGAGCCCCATTCCAAGAAAGGAAATTTTGCTTTTAACAGTTTCGCGAAAGGCTTCATTAATTCCACGTTTTAGCAATTTGGGTTGTGTGCGCAATGCGGCTAAACGAAAATTGTCGAGTATGCTCAAATCCGGAGCAGTGCCGCTTAAGGGATTTTGAAAAATGCGTGAAATGTATTTACTTCTTTCAAAATCTTTCCAGGTACTTACCTTTTCCGAATCAATATAAATCTCACCTGTATCTAAAAATAGGCTGCCTGCTACTGCATTTAACAAGCTCGATTTTCCGCTTCCATTGGCACCAATTAGTACTGCAAATTCGCCGTCCGCTATTTTTAAATTAATGTTATTTAATGCCGTAAATTCATTTGCTGTACCACGGTTAAACTTTTTAGTAGCATTCACAATTTGGATCATGCGCAGCCGTGTAAATTAAAGTTTAACCAATTTTGCTGTTTGGCCTTCGAGGGTGCGCAAATAATAGATTCCATGCGTTAAATCCGAAACATCCAACTGCTTCACCGCAATGGCTTCCTTCACAATTTGACCTTGTGCATTATAAATTTTAACATCTGCAATGCGTGTAAACTGAACCATTGTATTGGTAACGGGATTGGGATACAAAACAAAATTGTGCAACACAATTTTAGGTTCGAAAATTTTATCTAAAGCATTAGATCCGCTGGGAGTGGGTTGACTAAAAATAACCAAATTTTTTGCGCCATTAGGATAGCGCCCATAAGAATTATCTGCTTCAATATTTCCAAATGAAAGCGAATCGATAATAGTTACGCTATCGGGTGCTGTTAGTTCAATTCGTTCTCCCGAAGCCCTTAATTTAAATGGTGTATGGAGCTTTCCTTGTCCCTCTTGATGATCTGCCCAAATCAATAAAAATCCTTTGGGAGGAATAATTGTTTCGGGCGTTCCTTTTGGAAATTTATATTTTGTTAGATTTGAAATATCATCCGAAAGAAAATAGCCTTCTACATCTACTGCATTATCTGATGGATTATATAACTCAATCCAATCGTCATTTTCGTTATAAGGGTCTTTGATAATGTTTTTATTGGTGGCATTTATTTCGTTAATCAAAATAGAATTTACATAAGTAAAGGAAGGGTCTGGGCCAAACACTGCAGTGTAGGAGGCATTTCCCAAAGGACTTGCCGTGATTTTTGCGTTTGAGCTGGTATTACTGCCAGCCCAATATAAAAACTTGTAACCCGGTTTAGGAATAGCGGTTAAATT
The sequence above is a segment of the Bacteroidota bacterium genome. Coding sequences within it:
- a CDS encoding ATP-binding cassette domain-containing protein encodes the protein MIQIVNATKKFNRGTANEFTALNNINLKIADGEFAVLIGANGSGKSSLLNAVAGSLFLDTGEIYIDSEKVSTWKDFERSKYISRIFQNPLSGTAPDLSILDNFRLAALRTQPKLLKRGINEAFRETVKSKISFLGMGLEHKLDQAMGLLSGGQRQALTLLMAVMDTTKVILLDEPTAALDPKSSELVIEKAKELVNAYKLSAILVTHEIKYAQRYGSRVIQLAEGAVIRDKIGAEKQALSVPELFEWFA